TCAACGAGGCGGTGAAGGTGGTGGCGGAGGGGACCGCCGGGGCGGCGACCGTCGACGAGGTGTTCGAGTCGTGCTTCGCCCACCCGATGGGGCCGCTGCGGACGGCCGACCTGATCGGGTTGGACACCGTCCGGGACACCTTGCTGGTGCTGCGGGACCTGCTGCCCGATCCGGCTTGTGAGCCCAGCCCGTTGCTCACCGAGATGGTCGAGGCGGGGCGGTTGGGGCGGAAGACGGGGCAGGGGTTCCACACCTGGCGGCGCTGAGGCGTTGCGACCTGTAGTTTCCCCGCGCGAGCGGGGGTGGTTCCTGCGGCTGGCCGTCGGCGGCGTATGGGTCGTCGTTCCCCGCGCGAGCGGGGGTGGTTCCCTGCCGACCTCGGCGGCGGGGAACCACCTCGCCCACCTCATCACCCCGGCTCGACAGGCAGCCACAACTCGCAGGTAGCCGTGCTGAAGTCGTCCGCCCGTTCGAGGATCGCCACCACCGAGGGCCCCGGCCGCAACCGCCAGGGGTTGGACGGGAACCACTCGGTCGCCGTCGCGGCCCAGGTCGTCTGCAACACCTCCGGGTGAGGTCCGCTGGTCCGGAAGACCGCCCACCTCCCCGCCGGCACCTCGATGGCGTCGAGATCGTCGGGCACCGGCGCGTCCCGCGAAACGGCGACCCCGTGCAGATAGGTCAACTCGGCCTCGTCGAGATCATCGCAAACCTGCAGCAACCCTCCCGGCTCACCATCCCCGAGAGCCTTGAGCCGCGAGTGCTCCTCCGGCGGCAGCGAAGCGATGTGCCGCTGGATGTGCGGGTTGACGCCGCGGTGGATGAGCGGAACGCGAGCAGCGTGGCCGACCAGGCGGAACGCGGGCCGGTCGACGATGCGGGTGTCCATGGGGGTGCTCCCTTCTACGGTCAGGCGGAACCTGAGCTGTGGTTGTGCGCGAAGGGGGCCTCCATCACGGCGGACGTCGCGCGGGCCGACGCCGTGGACCGACCGGAACGCCCGGCCGAACGCCTCGGTCGAGCCGTACCCGTACCGGACGGCGGTGGTCAGCAGGTCGTCACCCCGCACCACGTCGGCGGCGGCGACGGTCATGCGGCGGCGGCGGACGTACTCCGACAGCGGCATGCCCGCCAGTGACGAGAACATCCGGCGCAGGTGGTA
This portion of the Saccharothrix syringae genome encodes:
- a CDS encoding AraC family transcriptional regulator yields the protein MIAALNRLVALVEEHLGEEPDIAVVAGSSGTTEYHLRRMFSSLAGMPLSEYVRRRRMTVAAADVVRGDDLLTTAVRYGYGSTEAFGRAFRSVHGVGPRDVRRDGGPLRAQPQLRFRLTVEGSTPMDTRIVDRPAFRLVGHAARVPLIHRGVNPHIQRHIASLPPEEHSRLKALGDGEPGGLLQVCDDLDEAELTYLHGVAVSRDAPVPDDLDAIEVPAGRWAVFRTSGPHPEVLQTTWAATATEWFPSNPWRLRPGPSVVAILERADDFSTATCELWLPVEPG